Proteins co-encoded in one Chloroflexota bacterium genomic window:
- a CDS encoding ABC transporter substrate-binding protein, with protein MRFSSWKRIVALGLLAGVVLILAACGEDADEAAPYRIGVMESLTGAGETYGTVAHQAKLMALEEINAAGGVDGRRLELVVEDSKCNAQDAINAYNKLTDVDGVKIILGTSCSGAMLGVAPLAEADGVILFSGLASNPDIADAGDYIFRTQISDIEVGMRTGDALWADGIRTLATITEETDYAEGVRRTTVARFEENGGAVVAAERFGSDVTDFRSQLTKLFEANPDALHVTPQAEFAAGTIIKQARELGYAGPIYGDTITVGTTSLEIAGDAATGVKAITAAPDPNNAKTQSVLADFRQRYDYITLPWHLGSAYDTVYIAAECLSQTGDDQDADGFRDCLYDITWSGALGNDYSFDADGEVVGLSRVVVEVLPVAERTKDNYGYKVLSGG; from the coding sequence ATGCGCTTCTCGTCATGGAAACGAATTGTCGCCCTTGGACTACTGGCTGGTGTCGTGTTGATCCTCGCGGCCTGCGGCGAGGATGCCGACGAGGCCGCCCCCTATCGCATCGGCGTCATGGAATCGCTCACCGGCGCCGGCGAGACCTACGGCACCGTGGCCCATCAGGCCAAGCTCATGGCTCTCGAGGAGATTAACGCCGCTGGCGGCGTCGACGGGCGTAGGCTCGAGTTGGTCGTCGAAGACTCGAAGTGCAACGCCCAGGACGCGATCAACGCCTACAACAAGCTCACCGACGTCGACGGCGTGAAGATCATCCTCGGCACGTCGTGCAGCGGCGCCATGCTCGGCGTCGCCCCGCTGGCCGAGGCCGACGGCGTGATCCTCTTCTCCGGGCTGGCCAGCAACCCCGACATCGCCGACGCCGGCGATTACATCTTCCGCACCCAGATCAGCGATATCGAGGTGGGCATGCGTACCGGCGACGCGCTCTGGGCCGATGGCATCCGCACGCTGGCCACCATCACCGAGGAAACCGACTACGCCGAGGGCGTCCGGCGCACGACCGTCGCGCGGTTCGAGGAGAACGGCGGCGCCGTCGTCGCGGCGGAGCGGTTTGGCTCCGACGTCACGGACTTCCGGTCCCAGCTGACCAAGCTCTTCGAGGCCAACCCCGACGCGCTCCACGTCACGCCGCAGGCCGAGTTCGCGGCGGGCACCATCATCAAGCAGGCGCGCGAGCTGGGCTACGCCGGCCCCATCTACGGCGACACCATCACCGTGGGCACCACCTCGCTCGAAATCGCGGGCGACGCGGCCACCGGGGTCAAGGCCATCACCGCCGCGCCCGACCCCAACAACGCCAAGACGCAGTCGGTGCTCGCCGACTTCCGGCAGCGCTACGACTACATCACCCTGCCCTGGCACCTCGGCTCCGCCTACGACACCGTCTACATCGCTGCCGAGTGCCTCAGCCAAACCGGCGACGACCAGGACGCCGACGGATTCCGCGACTGCCTCTACGACATCACCTGGAGCGGCGCCCTCGGCAACGACTACAGCTTCGACGCCGACGGCGAGGTGGTGGGCCTCTCCCGCGTCGTGGTCGAGGTGCTCCCAGTGGCCGAACGCACCAAGGACAACTACGGCTACAAAGTCCTCAGCGGCGGCTAG
- a CDS encoding phytanoyl-CoA dioxygenase family protein — protein MTTASPAVAQAPRLTTDQIAQFKREGFLVLPGVVDPELCRQARDQMWDTIAQYRPSMRRDDPSTWTPISEAENASYVREETGGDPYFGGGGHRFYIRNGAEDLLLDIGARVVWDVAEQLLGEGEVVYPAGLDATGHTTGPCYLTEGAVKGMESHLGDRTREWTGPPTNRTGPLRLPKTGPHWVTGQGTRGMYCTLPNGSPRGPNYPSAHSGEGMGSESRWKVQTAVYFDDLPLGAGGLHLWPGSHARVWEAYREIKQSGSGETYDGYNHPVVADIKADTEPVDTHGPAGSVVLWHSIMLHMAGVNTSSDIIRQATLYAFAKTPESMPDESVENETLDDIWADWSDEVRAVAV, from the coding sequence ATGACGACGGCATCACCCGCCGTGGCGCAGGCGCCGCGGCTGACGACGGACCAGATTGCCCAGTTCAAGCGCGAGGGGTTTCTCGTGCTGCCGGGCGTGGTCGATCCCGAGCTGTGCCGGCAGGCGCGCGACCAGATGTGGGACACGATCGCGCAGTACCGGCCCAGCATGCGGCGCGACGATCCCTCCACCTGGACGCCGATCAGCGAGGCGGAAAACGCGAGCTATGTGCGTGAGGAGACCGGCGGCGACCCCTACTTTGGCGGCGGGGGGCACCGGTTCTATATCCGCAATGGGGCCGAGGACCTGCTGCTGGACATCGGCGCCCGCGTCGTGTGGGACGTCGCCGAGCAGCTGCTGGGCGAGGGCGAGGTGGTCTACCCCGCGGGCCTGGACGCCACCGGCCACACCACGGGGCCGTGCTACCTGACCGAGGGCGCGGTCAAGGGCATGGAGTCCCACCTGGGCGACAGGACGAGGGAATGGACCGGTCCGCCGACCAATAGGACCGGACCGCTGCGCCTGCCGAAAACCGGTCCCCACTGGGTGACGGGCCAGGGCACGCGCGGCATGTATTGCACGCTGCCGAACGGATCGCCCCGCGGACCGAACTATCCCTCCGCCCATTCGGGTGAGGGCATGGGTTCCGAGAGTCGCTGGAAGGTGCAAACCGCGGTCTACTTCGACGACCTGCCGCTGGGAGCGGGCGGGCTGCACCTGTGGCCCGGCAGCCACGCACGGGTGTGGGAGGCCTACCGCGAGATCAAGCAGAGCGGCTCGGGCGAGACGTATGACGGCTACAACCACCCCGTGGTGGCCGACATCAAGGCCGACACGGAGCCGGTGGACACCCACGGTCCGGCGGGCTCGGTGGTGCTGTGGCACTCGATCATGCTGCACATGGCGGGCGTCAACACCTCGAGCGACATCATCCGCCAGGCGACGTTGTACGCCTTTGCCAAGACGCCGGAGTCCATGCCGGACGAGAGCGTGGAGAACGAGACCCTCGACGACATCTGGGCGGATTGGTCGGACGAGGTGCGGGCGGTGGCAGTCTAG
- a CDS encoding glycosyltransferase, translating into MADAPGISIVIPTLNCARSLEIALRSIRAQRYPADRLEVIVADGGSTDTTRQVAESSGCTVVENPLVTGEAGKAAGLERATHAIVGFVDSDNELPSPDTLEAVVDALADPQIAGAEPIQFTALDTMPALDRYFALLGMNDPFVLFLGTYDRECLVTGKWTGVDHEVYEETPTYRKVRFRREHLPTVGANGFFTRRSVAAAAVRDGYLFDVDILHSGTSGPFVHVAKLHLGIAHHYAQSLRQFARKQTRRAQDFLYFSAAGMRTGPTAPPWRGALLFAAATVTVVPLLVQAAIGWLGRPDRAWLYHLPACWITLVVYGTVTLRRLLGAARPHSRAEWGG; encoded by the coding sequence ATGGCGGATGCCCCCGGAATCTCGATCGTCATTCCCACGCTCAACTGCGCGCGGAGTCTTGAAATCGCCCTCCGGTCGATTCGCGCCCAGCGATATCCGGCAGATCGGCTGGAAGTCATCGTCGCCGACGGCGGCTCAACCGACACGACGCGGCAGGTCGCCGAATCGTCGGGCTGCACGGTGGTCGAAAACCCACTGGTCACCGGTGAAGCCGGCAAGGCCGCCGGTCTGGAGCGCGCGACCCACGCGATCGTGGGCTTTGTCGACTCGGACAACGAGCTGCCGTCGCCGGACACCCTGGAGGCCGTCGTCGACGCGTTAGCCGATCCACAGATTGCCGGCGCCGAGCCCATCCAGTTCACCGCCCTGGACACGATGCCCGCGCTCGATCGCTACTTCGCGCTGCTCGGCATGAACGATCCCTTCGTCCTCTTTCTCGGGACCTACGACCGCGAATGCCTCGTCACGGGCAAGTGGACCGGCGTGGATCACGAGGTCTACGAGGAGACCCCCACCTATCGCAAGGTTCGGTTCCGGCGTGAGCACCTGCCGACGGTGGGGGCCAACGGCTTCTTTACGCGGCGGTCGGTTGCCGCCGCCGCCGTGCGCGACGGGTATCTCTTCGATGTCGACATCCTCCACTCGGGCACTTCCGGGCCTTTCGTCCATGTCGCCAAGCTGCACCTTGGCATTGCGCACCACTACGCCCAATCCCTGCGACAGTTCGCCCGCAAGCAAACGCGCCGAGCGCAGGATTTTCTCTACTTCAGCGCGGCGGGCATGCGGACGGGGCCGACCGCCCCGCCGTGGCGCGGCGCCCTGCTATTCGCCGCCGCCACAGTGACCGTCGTGCCCCTGCTGGTCCAGGCGGCGATTGGCTGGCTCGGTCGACCCGATCGCGCCTGGCTCTACCACCTGCCCGCGTGCTGGATCACGCTCGTCGTCTACGGCACGGTGACGCTGCGACGCCTGCTCGGCGCGGCGCGACCGCACAGCCGCGCCGAGTGGGGCGGCTAG
- a CDS encoding AAA family ATPase, with translation MLLIFGGLPAVGKTAIATELARGIGAVHLRIDSIEQALRNSGVEISGPEGYVVAYAVAEDNLRLGHTVIADSVNPVEITRAAWRNVAARASIRCIQVEVVCSDRAEHRRRVESRKSDIDGHRLPTWREVYDREYEPWEADVVIDTARQSVEVGVAALRERLEGHE, from the coding sequence ATGCTCTTGATCTTTGGCGGCCTGCCCGCCGTGGGGAAGACGGCAATTGCCACCGAGTTGGCGCGAGGCATTGGGGCGGTGCATCTGCGCATCGATTCCATCGAGCAGGCGCTGCGCAACTCCGGCGTGGAGATTTCGGGGCCCGAGGGCTATGTGGTCGCCTATGCGGTCGCGGAGGACAACCTGCGACTGGGCCACACGGTCATCGCCGATTCCGTAAACCCGGTGGAAATTACCCGAGCCGCCTGGCGAAACGTGGCCGCGCGAGCCAGCATTCGCTGCATCCAAGTCGAGGTCGTCTGCTCCGACCGGGCAGAACACCGGCGCCGGGTGGAGTCTCGGAAGTCCGACATCGACGGCCACCGATTGCCGACGTGGCGCGAGGTGTACGACCGGGAGTATGAACCGTGGGAGGCCGACGTCGTCATCGACACGGCGCGACAGTCCGTCGAGGTCGGCGTCGCCGCACTGCGCGAAAGACTGGAAGGTCATGAGTAG
- a CDS encoding carbonic anhydrase, with amino-acid sequence MTEIDEVLASNASYAANFRAWDLTASPVRSLAVVACADARIDVHRILGLKEGDAHVIRNAGGVITDDVIRSLMISQRLLGTREVMLIHHTDCGMLKFRDDDFKDEIEAETGIRPAFALEAFADLDQNVRQSIARIHASPFIPHKDQIRGFIYDCASGKLAEVLDS; translated from the coding sequence TTGACTGAAATCGACGAAGTCTTGGCAAGCAACGCCAGCTATGCGGCAAACTTCCGCGCGTGGGATTTGACCGCATCGCCCGTGCGCAGCCTTGCGGTGGTGGCCTGCGCGGACGCGCGCATTGACGTGCACAGAATCCTGGGACTCAAGGAGGGCGACGCTCACGTCATCCGAAACGCGGGAGGCGTGATCACCGACGATGTGATTCGGTCGCTAATGATTTCCCAGCGACTGCTCGGCACCCGCGAGGTCATGCTCATCCATCACACCGACTGCGGCATGCTGAAATTCCGCGACGACGACTTCAAGGATGAGATTGAAGCCGAAACGGGGATTCGTCCGGCATTCGCGCTCGAAGCCTTCGCGGATCTCGACCAAAACGTGCGGCAGTCCATCGCCCGAATCCACGCCAGCCCGTTTATTCCACACAAAGACCAGATTCGGGGGTTCATCTACGATTGCGCCTCTGGAAAGCTTGCGGAGGTCCTGGATTCATAG
- a CDS encoding VOC family protein, whose amino-acid sequence MTPKRSIFVNLAVKDMDRSVEFFTALGFEFNPAFTNDQGACMIVGENIFAMLLAESFFSSFIPGRRIADTSDTTEALLAVFLAELDEVDAMLDKAVEAGGTAFRERSEFQGMYGGAFQDLDGHIWEIGHMGQSAASDYPQAPEDNS is encoded by the coding sequence ATGACTCCGAAAAGAAGCATTTTCGTGAATCTGGCCGTGAAGGACATGGACAGGTCCGTCGAGTTCTTCACCGCGCTGGGATTCGAGTTCAATCCCGCGTTCACCAACGACCAGGGCGCCTGCATGATCGTCGGCGAGAACATCTTCGCCATGCTGCTGGCGGAGAGCTTTTTCAGCAGCTTCATTCCGGGACGGCGGATCGCCGACACGTCGGATACGACCGAAGCATTGCTCGCCGTGTTCCTGGCCGAACTGGACGAAGTCGACGCCATGCTCGACAAGGCCGTTGAGGCCGGTGGAACGGCCTTCAGAGAGCGGTCGGAGTTTCAAGGCATGTATGGCGGCGCGTTCCAGGACCTCGACGGGCATATCTGGGAAATCGGCCACATGGGTCAATCCGCGGCGTCGGATTACCCGCAAGCACCGGAGGACAACTCGTGA
- a CDS encoding DUF3500 domain-containing protein, producing MMVRSLVVAALAAFVLFACGEDASETAEPRAPAVSTITVQTSPAPAQPVPTATAVPSPAATLAAIPPTPAPSPAFTTAVPAPGVAVSESPAAVDAANAFLNALDSDQQTAAVLAFDSPLRPNWSNLPPGMTGFEHNGVRIGDLDDRQTELMHEFLRAALSPEGYTKVVGIVGAEDALAAASGRQLSADNYWLAFFGEPTTDAPWGWQFGGHHLAVNVTVVDGRSYLSPTLVAVQPASYEVEGATIAPLAGEVQAGLALMHALDDAQQAAARVQRPSELWAGAGRDGVTPPLEGSSAAGWSKAQRALLLDAVAQWIGLLPAASAEVRMAEIAADVGETYFAWHGDVDAGRPIYYRIQGPALIIEFATQSRSGGERAHYHSIYRDPTNEYGAAAAAG from the coding sequence ATGATGGTTCGGTCGCTCGTCGTTGCCGCGCTGGCGGCCTTTGTGCTGTTTGCCTGCGGCGAGGACGCATCCGAAACGGCCGAGCCTCGGGCGCCAGCGGTTTCGACCATCACCGTGCAGACGTCCCCGGCGCCCGCGCAGCCCGTGCCCACCGCAACAGCGGTGCCGTCCCCAGCGGCGACGTTGGCGGCGATCCCGCCAACACCCGCGCCTTCGCCTGCGTTCACGACTGCCGTGCCGGCGCCAGGCGTCGCGGTCTCCGAATCGCCGGCCGCGGTCGACGCCGCCAATGCGTTCCTCAACGCGCTCGACTCGGACCAACAAACGGCGGCCGTGCTCGCCTTCGATTCGCCCCTGCGGCCCAACTGGTCCAACCTCCCGCCGGGCATGACGGGATTCGAGCACAACGGCGTCCGCATCGGCGACCTGGACGACCGGCAAACCGAGCTGATGCATGAGTTCCTGCGGGCGGCGCTCAGTCCCGAGGGCTACACCAAGGTCGTCGGCATCGTGGGGGCCGAAGACGCGCTGGCCGCAGCGTCCGGACGGCAATTGAGCGCGGACAACTACTGGCTGGCGTTCTTTGGTGAGCCCACCACGGACGCCCCCTGGGGCTGGCAGTTCGGCGGTCACCACCTGGCCGTGAACGTGACGGTCGTTGACGGGCGCTCGTATCTCTCGCCAACGCTGGTGGCTGTCCAACCGGCGTCCTACGAGGTCGAGGGTGCCACCATCGCGCCGTTGGCCGGCGAGGTGCAGGCCGGGCTGGCGCTGATGCACGCGCTGGACGACGCGCAGCAGGCGGCGGCGCGGGTGCAGCGTCCCAGCGAACTCTGGGCCGGCGCCGGCAGGGACGGCGTGACGCCACCGCTGGAGGGCTCATCCGCAGCGGGGTGGAGCAAGGCCCAGCGAGCCCTGCTGCTGGACGCGGTCGCGCAATGGATCGGCCTGCTGCCCGCCGCCAGCGCGGAGGTCCGCATGGCCGAGATTGCGGCAGACGTTGGCGAAACCTATTTCGCTTGGCACGGCGACGTTGACGCCGGCCGGCCCATCTACTACCGCATCCAGGGACCAGCGCTCATCATCGAGTTCGCCACGCAGAGCAGGTCCGGCGGCGAGCGGGCGCACTACCACTCGATCTATCGCGACCCAACGAACGAATACGGAGCGGCTGCCGCTGCCGGCTGA
- a CDS encoding phytanoyl-CoA dioxygenase family protein, with protein MQLTEQQLRFFETFGYLALRGLFRDEVDALNDAFRDVWTANGGGLDGAADDLDERLTVVVPFIDQHPYLCSLLDDPRVLGIGSSICGEDFNYMTSDGNVYSGDTPWHSDTSWGAKLPIKTAFYLDPLDAASGSLRVIPGSHHKGGRFWRMLGAVDYYRTPLDERTSLPEKTWGLSGAEVPSVALETEPGDVLVFNHEIKHASFGGGTRRRMFTINMQARQPDDDLEPVRKSVANLSRHEMERAYGDVMLQTASPERMRHLEQRLANDGHLAALSAKVRAERQQAAGG; from the coding sequence ATGCAACTCACCGAGCAACAACTGCGATTCTTCGAGACCTTCGGCTACCTGGCGTTGCGCGGCCTCTTCCGCGACGAGGTCGACGCGCTCAACGACGCCTTCCGCGACGTGTGGACCGCCAACGGCGGCGGGCTGGACGGCGCGGCCGACGACCTTGACGAGCGGCTGACGGTGGTGGTGCCGTTCATCGACCAGCACCCGTATCTGTGCTCGCTGCTCGACGACCCGCGGGTCCTCGGCATCGGGTCCTCGATCTGCGGCGAGGATTTCAACTACATGACCAGCGACGGCAACGTCTACAGCGGCGATACGCCCTGGCATTCCGACACGAGCTGGGGAGCCAAGCTCCCCATCAAGACCGCGTTCTACCTGGATCCGCTGGACGCCGCGTCCGGCAGCCTCCGGGTAATTCCGGGCAGCCACCACAAGGGCGGCCGCTTCTGGCGGATGTTGGGCGCCGTCGACTACTACCGCACGCCGCTCGACGAGCGCACGTCGCTGCCCGAGAAAACTTGGGGCCTGTCAGGGGCCGAGGTGCCGTCCGTTGCGCTGGAAACCGAACCCGGCGACGTCTTGGTATTCAATCACGAGATCAAGCACGCGTCGTTCGGGGGCGGCACGCGGCGGCGCATGTTCACCATCAACATGCAAGCGCGGCAACCCGACGACGACCTGGAGCCCGTTCGAAAGTCGGTGGCCAATCTGTCACGGCACGAGATGGAGCGCGCCTACGGCGACGTGATGCTCCAAACCGCCTCGCCGGAGCGCATGCGGCACCTCGAGCAGCGCCTCGCCAACGACGGCCACCTGGCCGCGCTCTCCGCCAAAGTCCGCGCCGAGCGGCAGCAAGCCGCCGGCGGCTAG
- a CDS encoding VOC family protein encodes MSASSKLSPFLWFDGRSEEAAEFYVSVFPNSRILSVSAISDGPAKGAALVEFELDGQKFGAVDGGPMYSFTPAVSFVVSCDSQEEIDYYWDRLSEGGEPGRCGWLEDKFGLSWQVTPSMLPALMQGNASKVTEALLAMDKIDIETLRRASESG; translated from the coding sequence ATGTCGGCATCTTCCAAGCTCAGCCCGTTCCTCTGGTTCGACGGCCGATCCGAGGAGGCCGCCGAGTTCTACGTCTCCGTGTTCCCGAACTCTCGGATTCTGAGTGTCTCGGCAATCTCGGATGGCCCCGCCAAAGGCGCAGCGCTGGTGGAGTTCGAGCTCGACGGCCAGAAGTTCGGCGCCGTGGACGGCGGACCGATGTACAGCTTTACGCCGGCCGTTTCGTTCGTTGTTTCCTGCGACTCGCAAGAGGAGATCGACTACTACTGGGACCGGCTTTCGGAAGGCGGCGAACCGGGCCGGTGCGGCTGGCTGGAGGACAAATTCGGCCTGTCGTGGCAGGTGACGCCGTCGATGCTTCCCGCCCTGATGCAGGGCAACGCGTCGAAGGTGACGGAAGCGCTGCTGGCCATGGACAAGATCGACATCGAAACGCTGCGCCGGGCTTCGGAGAGCGGCTGA
- a CDS encoding HAD-IA family hydrolase translates to MLDFDRFQWVSFDCYGTLVDWETGIVEAVSEVLTPRGIYKSRAEILALFADVEPRVQRAGYLEYRHVLLRVMAQIGSELGFQPTESELACLADSLPHWPVFPDTVDALRALQSRFRLAVISNVDDDLFTGTAAALGIDFDAVVTAQQVRSYKPGLDNFHAAAARMAVATDAWLHVAESLYHDIAPANQLGIASVWVNRSNRGGGTRRVDAIPDLEVPDLATLARIMCPP, encoded by the coding sequence GTGCTCGATTTCGACCGGTTCCAATGGGTCAGCTTCGACTGCTACGGCACCCTGGTCGATTGGGAGACTGGGATTGTCGAGGCGGTCAGCGAGGTGCTGACGCCTCGCGGCATTTACAAGTCGAGGGCCGAGATTCTGGCGCTCTTCGCGGATGTCGAGCCGCGGGTGCAGCGGGCGGGCTACCTGGAATACCGCCACGTCTTGCTTCGTGTGATGGCCCAGATCGGTAGCGAGCTCGGCTTCCAGCCCACCGAGTCCGAGCTGGCGTGCCTGGCCGACTCCCTGCCCCACTGGCCGGTCTTCCCGGACACGGTGGACGCGCTGCGGGCGCTGCAATCCCGCTTCAGGCTCGCGGTGATTTCCAACGTGGACGACGACCTGTTCACCGGGACGGCCGCGGCGCTGGGCATCGACTTCGACGCCGTGGTTACGGCGCAGCAGGTCCGCAGCTACAAGCCGGGACTGGACAACTTCCACGCCGCCGCCGCGCGCATGGCCGTGGCCACGGATGCCTGGCTGCACGTCGCGGAGAGCCTCTATCACGACATCGCGCCGGCCAACCAATTGGGAATCGCCAGCGTCTGGGTGAATCGCTCGAATCGAGGCGGTGGCACGCGCCGCGTCGACGCCATTCCGGATCTGGAAGTGCCTGATCTCGCGACGCTGGCGCGGATAATGTGCCCACCGTGA
- a CDS encoding YdeI/OmpD-associated family protein, with product MIAELGAHPSDGRLLLHAETQAEWRAWLEQNHQSADGVWLVSWKKATGRPFIPYSNTVDEALCFGWIDSRPNRVDDERAMRLFTPRKPKSLWSRINRAKVARLAEQGRMAPAGMRMVETAKANGWWTIGDEIEDLVIPPDLGSALAANETARDCFEHFAASAKKSILWWIKSARKPETRARRIAQTVELAAENRMANHPKGRDQGPKRR from the coding sequence GTGATCGCTGAGCTTGGCGCCCACCCGAGCGATGGACGGCTGCTGCTGCACGCGGAAACTCAGGCCGAGTGGCGGGCGTGGCTAGAGCAGAATCACCAAAGTGCGGACGGCGTGTGGCTCGTCTCGTGGAAGAAGGCCACGGGTAGGCCGTTCATTCCCTATTCCAACACGGTGGACGAAGCGCTGTGCTTCGGCTGGATTGACTCGCGACCCAACCGGGTGGACGACGAACGGGCGATGCGGCTCTTCACGCCACGGAAACCGAAGAGCCTCTGGTCGCGCATCAACAGGGCGAAGGTGGCGCGACTCGCGGAGCAGGGCCGGATGGCGCCGGCCGGCATGCGAATGGTCGAGACGGCGAAGGCGAACGGGTGGTGGACGATCGGCGACGAGATCGAGGACCTGGTGATCCCGCCCGACTTGGGTTCGGCCCTGGCCGCCAACGAGACGGCGAGGGACTGCTTCGAGCATTTCGCCGCCTCGGCGAAGAAGAGCATCCTCTGGTGGATCAAGTCGGCGCGGAAACCCGAGACCCGGGCCAGGCGCATCGCGCAGACCGTCGAACTGGCCGCCGAGAATCGCATGGCCAACCACCCCAAGGGCCGCGACCAGGGGCCGAAACGGCGCTAA
- a CDS encoding SulP family inorganic anion transporter: protein MSYTRQDLRGDLFGGVAAAVVGLPFALAFGVASGLGPMAGLYGAIAVGFFAAVFGGTRSQISGPTAPIAMAMAVVVATHADNMAEAFTVVIMAGLIQALLGAIRVGRFVAYAPFSVISGLLSGVGIIIILVQTLPFVGAPVAIGGPVETVRAWLEARHDVNYSALAIAVVTLAVVVAWPKRLRTYLPPTLVALLAGTLLSALWLSDSPVIGDVPKGLPELQLPDVSVDALAGAVLPALIIALLGAIDSLMTSRVADSMTRTRHDLNRELIGHGIGNMAVGFVGGLPGAGVTPGTVANLRAGGRTPVSGALRAAILLALVLALGRYVEFIPHAALAGILIKIGWDIIDWQFLTRIHRVQPEHLLVMAVTLGLTLVLDLVTAVAIGLIAAAVASARQFERLDMDSVVSTPLPEQSAGPGSDGSGKETSFAERVGLVSLTGSFSVISASKLINTISADIRLREVVILDFSDTVYMDDSAALVLERMIDMAIAEDTTCVVMGLGGRAAITLHALNVLRRVPADHFVATLDDAQATARRLLES, encoded by the coding sequence GTGAGCTACACCCGCCAGGACCTTCGCGGAGATCTTTTCGGCGGCGTAGCGGCTGCCGTCGTCGGGTTGCCATTTGCGCTGGCCTTTGGCGTGGCGTCGGGTCTTGGACCAATGGCCGGCCTCTACGGGGCGATCGCCGTGGGATTCTTCGCGGCAGTGTTTGGGGGCACGCGGTCCCAGATATCGGGGCCCACCGCCCCGATTGCCATGGCCATGGCGGTGGTCGTCGCCACGCACGCCGACAACATGGCCGAAGCGTTCACCGTGGTCATCATGGCGGGCCTCATCCAGGCGCTCCTGGGCGCCATTCGCGTGGGTCGCTTCGTGGCCTACGCGCCGTTTTCCGTGATCTCCGGACTCCTGTCCGGCGTGGGCATCATCATCATCCTGGTGCAGACGCTGCCCTTCGTGGGCGCCCCGGTCGCAATCGGCGGCCCCGTGGAGACGGTGCGTGCGTGGCTGGAGGCGCGACACGACGTCAACTACAGCGCGCTGGCGATCGCCGTGGTCACGTTGGCGGTGGTCGTGGCGTGGCCCAAGCGGTTGCGGACCTATCTCCCGCCGACGCTGGTGGCGCTGCTGGCCGGAACGCTGCTCAGCGCGCTGTGGCTCAGCGATTCGCCCGTCATCGGCGACGTGCCAAAGGGCCTGCCGGAGCTGCAGTTGCCCGACGTGTCCGTCGACGCCCTGGCCGGCGCGGTGTTGCCGGCGCTGATCATCGCCCTGCTGGGAGCGATTGACAGCCTGATGACCTCTCGGGTCGCCGACTCGATGACGCGCACGCGGCACGACCTGAACCGGGAGCTGATCGGCCATGGCATCGGCAACATGGCCGTGGGATTCGTCGGCGGACTGCCGGGCGCCGGGGTGACGCCGGGCACCGTGGCGAACCTCCGCGCGGGGGGACGCACGCCGGTTTCCGGCGCATTGCGCGCGGCCATCCTGCTGGCGTTGGTCCTAGCCCTGGGGCGATACGTCGAGTTCATCCCCCACGCGGCGCTGGCCGGAATCCTGATCAAGATCGGCTGGGACATCATCGATTGGCAGTTCCTCACCCGCATCCACCGCGTGCAGCCCGAGCACCTGCTGGTCATGGCCGTCACGCTGGGGTTGACGCTGGTTCTCGACCTGGTCACCGCCGTGGCCATCGGCCTGATCGCCGCCGCCGTGGCAAGCGCGCGCCAGTTTGAGCGCCTTGACATGGACAGCGTGGTTTCCACGCCGCTACCGGAGCAGAGCGCTGGTCCCGGTTCGGATGGCTCGGGCAAGGAGACCTCGTTCGCCGAACGCGTGGGCCTGGTGTCGCTGACGGGGAGCTTTTCCGTGATCTCGGCGAGCAAGCTGATCAATACGATCAGCGCCGACATTCGCCTGCGCGAGGTCGTGATCCTCGACTTTTCCGACACGGTCTACATGGACGACAGCGCCGCGCTGGTGCTGGAGCGGATGATCGATATGGCGATTGCCGAAGACACCACGTGCGTGGTGATGGGACTCGGAGGTCGGGCCGCCATCACCCTGCACGCGCTCAACGTGCTGCGGCGCGTCCCGGCCGATCACTTCGTGGCCACGCTGGACGACGCGCAGGCGACCGCGAGACGCTTGCTGGAGAGCTAA